Sequence from the Argopecten irradians isolate NY chromosome 12, Ai_NY, whole genome shotgun sequence genome:
taaaaagtatATCAATTCAAACATCATTCGCTAGTACTAACCTTTACAGTAAGCTTGTTTTTGCAATAAACGTAAGAGCAATAATAATTACAATTTGATCATTAagaaattatgtaaattttgtCTTTGGTATCTTAATCAGCATATAGATGGCGGTAATgtaaatgattaaaaaatatgttaGATAGAAATACTGTATTACCTATCAACGTATCTACATAGTTGTTCCATTTTCTCGTTCCCTCCCTCTGGGACACGTATCATGTTGAAGCAGTTCTCCACTTCATCGGAAGGAACAAATGTGAGTGCCATGACACGTCTTATGGTCGTGTACACATCCGTTTTCTGCATGTATTCCTCCTGAAATTAGTTTATAATATagtaaattttatttcacaacATATTTGCAAAAACATTAAACACTTTTAATATTATACTTCTTATggatttttcattatttaaaattttgcataACTTTCTTTGATTTCAATATTCGATGGGCACGTTAAAATCATGTTTGGTTATCGATCTGGTGATATCAAACGgacatattttacataattatagtATCATGTTTGCTCGACTGGGAAGTTGTACTCCTCCATTTCATACCTGAAGGCCAACTTCCTGGACTTTTCTCCAAATGGCTTGATTCCAATGGAAGTTGCATCCTCTGATGACAACTCCAGTAATGGTGACTCTGGCGGCAGCCCACGTGGCCTTCTCGAAATCTGCTACCAGCGTTTGGACTGCAGCTCGTCGCGGGAGTAGATCGAGCAGTGCTTCGAACACCTAAAACATGCAATAATAATTAACTTTACATTTTGTAGTTTGTAAATGTCTTCATTTAAGAAAGACAGCATGTGTTTGGTTT
This genomic interval carries:
- the LOC138305091 gene encoding uncharacterized protein, with translation MGKAKLFYNSYFSNVFEALLDLLPRRAAVQTLVADFEKATWAAARVTITGVVIRGCNFHWNQAIWRKVQEVGLQEEYMQKTDVYTTIRRVMALTFVPSDEVENCFNMIRVPEGGNEKMEQLCRYVDRNWIHSQTFPI